Proteins encoded within one genomic window of Bombina bombina isolate aBomBom1 chromosome 1, aBomBom1.pri, whole genome shotgun sequence:
- the LOC128645449 gene encoding protein transport protein Sec61 subunit beta-like: MPGPAASATNVGASSRSPSKAVAPRAAGSTVRQRKNASSSTRSAGRTTSAGTGGMWRFYTEDSPGLKVGPVPVLVMSLLFIASVFMLHIWGKYTQS; the protein is encoded by the coding sequence ATGCCCGGGCCTGCTGCAAGTGCAACTAATGTTGGCGCATCTAGTCGGTCACCAAGTAAAGCTGTTGCACCCAGAGCTGCAGGATCAACAGTGAGACAGAGAAAAAATGCAAGCAGTAGCACAAGGAGCGCAGGCCGTACCACTTCAGCTGGCACAGGAGGCATGTGGAGGTTCTACACTGAGGATTCACCAGGTCTAAAAGTTGGGCCAGTTCCAGTGTTGGTGATGAGCCTTCTTTTCATTGCATCTGTCTTCATGTTACATATCTGGGGAAAATACACACAGTCTTAA